In Mycobacterium tuberculosis H37Rv, a single window of DNA contains:
- the sdhC gene encoding succinate dehydrogenase cytochrome B-556 subunit (SdhC (succinic dehydrogenase) (fumarate reductase) (fumarate dehydrogenase) (fumaric hydrogenase)), which yields MWSWVCHRISGATIFFFLFVHVLDAAMLRVSPQTYNAVLATYKTPIVGLMEYGLVAAVLFHALNGIRVILIDFWSEGPRYQRLMLWIIGSVFLLLMVPAGVVVGIHMWEHFR from the coding sequence ATGTGGTCGTGGGTATGCCATCGCATCAGCGGCGCGACGATTTTCTTCTTCCTGTTTGTCCATGTCCTGGACGCCGCCATGCTGCGGGTGAGCCCGCAGACCTACAACGCGGTGCTGGCGACCTACAAGACCCCGATCGTCGGCCTGATGGAGTACGGCCTAGTCGCCGCGGTCCTTTTTCACGCACTGAACGGGATTCGGGTCATCTTGATCGATTTCTGGTCGGAAGGCCCGCGCTATCAGCGGCTGATGTTGTGGATCATCGGCAGCGTCTTCCTCTTGCTGATGGTTCCGGCAGGCGTGGTGGTGGGCATCCACATGTGGGAGCACTTCCGATGA
- the sdhA gene encoding succinate dehydrogenase flavoprotein subunit (SdhA (succinic dehydrogenase) (fumarate reductase) (fumarate dehydrogenase) (fumaric hydrogenase)), whose protein sequence is MICQHRYDVVIVGAGGAGMRAAVEAGPRVRTAVLTKLYPTRSHTGAAQGGMCAALANVEDDNWEWHTFDTVKGGDYLADQDAVEIMCKEAIDAVLDLEKMGMPFNRTPEGRIDQRRFGGHTRDHGKAPVRRACYAADRTGHMILQTLYQNCVKHDVEFFNEFYALDLALTQTPSGPVATGVIAYELATGDIHVFHAKAVVIATGGSGRMYKTTSNAHTLTGDGIGIVFRKGLPLEDMEFHQFHPTGLAGLGILISEAVRGEGGRLLNGEGERFMERYAPTIVDLAPRDIVARSMVLEVLEGRGAGPLKDYVYIDVRHLGEEVLEAKLPDITEFARTYLGVDPVTELVPVYPTCHYLMGGIPTTVTGQVLRDNTSVVPGLYAAGECACVSVHGANRLGTNSLLDINVFGRRAGIAAASYAQGHDFVDMPPNPEAMVVGWVSDILSEHGNERVADIRGALQQSMDNNAAVFRTEETLKQALTDIHALKERYSRITVHDKGKRFNTDLLEAIELGFLLELAEVTVVGALNRKESRGGHAREDYPNRDDVNYMRHTMAYKEIGADKEGPELRSDVRLDFKPVVQTRYEPKERKY, encoded by the coding sequence TTGATCTGCCAACACCGATACGACGTGGTGATCGTCGGCGCGGGCGGTGCCGGGATGCGCGCCGCGGTCGAGGCGGGTCCGCGGGTGCGTACCGCGGTGCTGACCAAGCTGTATCCCACCCGCAGCCACACCGGCGCGGCCCAGGGCGGCATGTGCGCCGCGCTGGCCAACGTCGAGGACGACAACTGGGAGTGGCACACGTTCGACACCGTCAAGGGCGGCGACTATCTCGCCGACCAGGACGCCGTGGAGATCATGTGCAAGGAAGCCATCGACGCGGTGCTCGACCTGGAGAAGATGGGGATGCCGTTCAACCGCACCCCCGAGGGCCGCATCGACCAGCGCCGCTTCGGCGGGCACACCCGCGACCACGGCAAGGCCCCGGTGCGCCGGGCCTGCTACGCGGCCGATCGCACCGGCCACATGATTCTGCAGACGCTGTATCAGAACTGCGTCAAGCACGACGTCGAGTTCTTCAACGAGTTTTACGCGCTGGATTTGGCTTTGACTCAAACGCCGTCGGGCCCGGTGGCCACCGGGGTGATCGCCTACGAGCTAGCGACCGGTGACATCCATGTCTTTCACGCCAAGGCCGTCGTGATCGCGACCGGCGGCTCGGGCCGCATGTATAAGACCACGTCCAACGCACACACCCTGACCGGCGACGGCATCGGCATCGTGTTCCGCAAGGGACTTCCCTTGGAGGACATGGAGTTTCACCAGTTTCACCCTACCGGCCTGGCCGGTCTGGGCATCTTAATCTCCGAAGCGGTGCGCGGCGAAGGCGGCCGGCTGCTCAACGGGGAAGGTGAGCGTTTCATGGAGCGCTACGCCCCGACGATCGTCGACCTAGCGCCCCGCGACATCGTCGCCCGCTCGATGGTGCTGGAAGTGCTGGAGGGACGCGGCGCCGGACCGCTCAAGGACTACGTCTACATCGACGTCCGCCACCTGGGCGAGGAAGTGCTCGAGGCCAAGCTGCCCGACATCACCGAGTTCGCCCGCACCTACCTGGGCGTGGATCCGGTCACCGAGCTGGTGCCGGTCTACCCGACGTGCCACTACCTGATGGGCGGCATCCCGACCACAGTCACCGGGCAGGTGCTGCGGGACAACACCAGCGTTGTCCCGGGCCTGTATGCGGCCGGCGAGTGCGCGTGCGTGTCGGTGCATGGCGCCAACCGGCTGGGCACCAACTCGCTGTTGGATATCAACGTCTTCGGTCGTCGGGCCGGCATCGCCGCCGCCAGTTATGCGCAGGGTCACGACTTTGTCGACATGCCGCCCAACCCGGAGGCCATGGTGGTGGGCTGGGTCAGCGACATCCTGTCCGAACACGGAAACGAGCGGGTCGCCGACATTCGCGGGGCGCTGCAGCAGTCGATGGACAACAACGCCGCGGTGTTCCGCACCGAGGAGACCCTGAAGCAGGCGCTCACCGACATCCACGCGCTCAAGGAGCGCTACTCCCGAATCACGGTGCACGACAAGGGGAAACGCTTCAACACCGACCTGCTGGAAGCCATCGAGCTGGGATTTTTACTGGAGCTGGCCGAGGTCACGGTGGTCGGCGCTTTGAATCGCAAGGAGTCCCGCGGCGGTCACGCCCGCGAGGACTATCCCAACCGCGACGACGTCAACTACATGCGACACACCATGGCCTACAAGGAAATTGGGGCCGATAAGGAGGGCCCCGAGCTGCGCAGCGATGTCCGCCTTGATTTCAAACCCGTCGTGCAGACCCGTTACGAACCCAAGGAACGGAAGTACTAA
- the moaC3 gene encoding cyclic pyranopterin monophosphate synthase accessory protein (molybdenum cofactor biosynthesis protein MoaC3), which translates to MNDHDGVLTHLDEQGAARMVDVSAKAVTLRRARASGAVLMKPSTLDMICHGTAAKGDVIATARIAGIMAAKRTGELIPLCHPLGIEAVTVTLEPQGADRLSIAATVTTVARTGVEMEALTAVTVTALTVYDMCKAVDRAMTITDIRLDEKSGGRSGHYRRHDADVKPSDGGSTEDGC; encoded by the coding sequence GTGAACGACCACGATGGGGTGCTTACCCACCTTGATGAACAAGGCGCCGCCCGAATGGTCGATGTGTCGGCGAAGGCGGTGACCTTGCGGCGAGCGCGGGCATCCGGGGCCGTCCTGATGAAACCGTCGACCCTGGACATGATCTGTCACGGCACCGCGGCAAAGGGCGATGTCATAGCGACCGCACGGATAGCCGGCATTATGGCGGCCAAACGGACCGGTGAGCTTATCCCGCTGTGTCACCCGCTGGGGATCGAGGCGGTCACCGTCACGCTCGAGCCGCAGGGCGCGGACCGGCTCTCGATTGCGGCGACGGTGACCACGGTGGCACGTACGGGTGTGGAGATGGAGGCGTTGACCGCCGTTACGGTGACAGCGCTCACGGTTTACGACATGTGCAAAGCAGTCGACCGTGCCATGACGATCACGGATATCAGATTGGACGAAAAAAGCGGTGGCCGATCGGGTCATTACCGGCGGCACGACGCGGACGTCAAACCCAGCGATGGTGGCTCCACCGAGGATGGATGTTGA
- the vapB44 gene encoding antitoxin VapB44 (part of toxin-antitoxin (TA) operon with Rv0299): MRTTLSIDDDVLLAVKERARREKRTAGEILSDLARQALTNQNPQPAASQEDAFHGFEPLPHRGGAVSNALIDRLRDEEAV; the protein is encoded by the coding sequence ATGCGCACCACGTTGTCCATCGACGACGATGTATTGCTGGCCGTGAAGGAACGGGCACGCAGGGAGAAGCGCACCGCGGGTGAAATCCTGTCGGATCTGGCCCGGCAAGCGTTAACCAACCAGAATCCCCAGCCTGCGGCGAGCCAGGAGGACGCCTTTCATGGCTTCGAACCCCTGCCTCATCGCGGTGGAGCGGTATCGAACGCGCTGATCGATCGGCTTCGTGACGAGGAGGCCGTGTGA
- the sdhD gene encoding succinate dehydrogenase hydrophobic membrane anchor subunit (SdhD (succinic dehydrogenase) (fumarate reductase) (fumarate dehydrogenase) (fumaric hydrogenase)), producing the protein MSAPVRQRSHDRPASLDNPRSPRRRAGMPNFEKFAWLFMRFSGVVLVFLAIGHVFIMLMWDNGVYRLDFNFVAQRWASPFWQTWDLLLLWLAQLHGGNGLRTIIDDYSRKDTTRFWLNSLLVLSMLFTLMLGTYVIVTFDPNIS; encoded by the coding sequence ATGAGCGCCCCGGTCAGACAGCGCAGCCATGACCGTCCAGCCAGCCTGGACAACCCACGATCACCACGGCGGCGTGCCGGCATGCCCAACTTCGAGAAATTCGCCTGGCTGTTCATGCGGTTTTCCGGTGTTGTGTTGGTGTTCCTGGCGATCGGGCACGTGTTCATCATGCTGATGTGGGACAACGGCGTGTATCGCCTGGACTTCAACTTCGTTGCCCAACGCTGGGCGTCGCCGTTCTGGCAGACCTGGGATCTGCTGTTGTTGTGGCTGGCGCAGCTGCACGGCGGCAACGGTCTGCGCACCATCATTGACGACTACAGCCGCAAAGACACCACCCGATTCTGGCTGAACTCGTTGCTGGTGTTGTCCATGCTGTTCACCCTGATGCTGGGAACCTACGTGATAGTGACATTCGACCCGAACATCTCCTGA
- a CDS encoding pilin: MYRFACRTLMLAACILATGVAGLGVGAQSAAQTAPVPDYYWCPGQPFDPAWGPNWDPYTCHDDFHRDSDGPDHSRDYPGPILEGPVLDDPGAAPPPPAAGGGA; this comes from the coding sequence ATGTACCGGTTCGCGTGCCGCACGCTCATGCTGGCGGCGTGCATCCTGGCCACGGGTGTGGCGGGTCTCGGGGTCGGCGCGCAGTCCGCAGCCCAAACCGCGCCGGTGCCCGACTACTACTGGTGCCCGGGGCAGCCTTTCGACCCCGCATGGGGGCCCAACTGGGATCCCTACACCTGCCATGACGACTTCCACCGCGACAGCGACGGCCCCGACCACAGCCGCGACTACCCCGGACCCATCCTCGAAGGTCCCGTGCTTGACGATCCCGGTGCTGCGCCGCCGCCCCCGGCTGCCGGTGGCGGCGCATAG
- the moaX gene encoding MoaD-MoaE fusion protein MoaX translates to MITVNVLYFGAVREACKVAHEKISLESGTTVDGLVDQLQIDYPPLADFRKRVRMAVNESIAPASTILDDGDTVAFIPQVAGGSDVYCRLTDEPLSVDEVLNAISGPSQGGAVIFVGTVRNNNNGHEVTKLYYEAYPAMVHRTLMDIIEECERQADGVRVAVAHRTGELRIGDAAVVIGASAPHRAAAFDAARMCIERLKQDVPIWKKEFALDGVEWVANRP, encoded by the coding sequence ATGATTACTGTCAATGTGCTCTACTTTGGCGCGGTTCGCGAAGCGTGCAAGGTCGCTCACGAGAAGATCTCACTCGAAAGCGGCACCACCGTCGACGGCTTAGTCGACCAATTGCAAATCGACTATCCGCCACTTGCTGATTTTCGCAAGCGAGTGCGGATGGCCGTTAACGAATCCATAGCGCCAGCATCAACGATTCTCGACGATGGCGACACGGTGGCGTTCATACCGCAGGTTGCCGGGGGCTCCGATGTCTACTGCCGGCTCACCGATGAGCCGCTGAGCGTCGATGAAGTGCTCAACGCGATATCTGGACCTTCCCAGGGCGGCGCCGTCATCTTCGTGGGTACCGTGCGTAACAACAACAACGGCCACGAAGTGACCAAGTTGTACTACGAGGCCTATCCGGCCATGGTGCACCGCACGCTGATGGACATCATCGAAGAGTGTGAACGACAGGCCGACGGTGTGCGAGTTGCCGTGGCACACCGGACCGGTGAATTGCGCATCGGTGATGCGGCGGTTGTCATCGGTGCTTCGGCTCCTCACCGCGCGGCCGCGTTCGACGCCGCTCGCATGTGCATCGAGCGGCTCAAACAGGATGTGCCGATATGGAAGAAGGAGTTCGCACTCGACGGTGTTGAGTGGGTGGCCAATCGGCCATGA
- the cdd gene encoding cytidine deaminase (Cdd (cytidine aminohydrolase) (cytidine nucleoside deaminase)), with protein MPDVDWNMLRGNATQAAAGAYVPYSRFAVGAAALVDDGRVVTGCNVENVSYGLTLCAECAVVCALHSTGGGRLLALACVDGHGSVLMPCGRCRQVLLEHGGSELLIDHPVRPRRLGDLLPDAFGLDDLPRERR; from the coding sequence ATGCCTGATGTCGATTGGAATATGCTGCGGGGCAATGCAACCCAGGCAGCAGCCGGAGCCTATGTGCCGTATTCGCGGTTTGCGGTGGGTGCGGCCGCACTGGTCGACGATGGTCGCGTGGTGACCGGATGCAACGTGGAAAACGTCTCGTATGGCTTGACTTTGTGCGCCGAATGTGCGGTGGTGTGCGCCCTGCATTCGACCGGCGGCGGCCGGCTGCTCGCGCTGGCCTGCGTCGACGGCCATGGATCCGTGCTGATGCCGTGCGGGCGATGCCGTCAGGTGCTGCTCGAACACGGGGGTTCCGAGCTACTGATCGACCATCCGGTGCGACCCCGCCGGCTCGGCGACCTGCTGCCCGACGCCTTCGGCCTCGACGACCTCCCCCGGGAACGCCGGTGA
- a CDS encoding methyltransferase, which translates to MSVQTDPALREHPNRVDWNARYERAGSAHAPFAPVPWLADVLRAGVPDGPVLELASGRSGTALALAAHGRQVTAIDVSDVALLQLDSEAVRRGVADRLNLVQADLGCWEPGETRFALVLSRLFWDAAIFHRACEAVMPGGVLAWESLALSGAEAGTASAKRRVKPGEPACLLPADFTVVHEGQGNCDSAPSRIMIARRSPLPGA; encoded by the coding sequence ATGAGCGTGCAGACGGATCCGGCGCTGCGGGAGCACCCCAACCGCGTCGACTGGAACGCGCGATACGAACGCGCGGGTTCGGCGCACGCGCCGTTTGCCCCGGTGCCTTGGCTCGCCGATGTCCTCAGAGCAGGCGTTCCGGACGGTCCCGTTCTGGAGTTAGCCAGCGGTCGATCGGGTACCGCACTGGCGTTGGCCGCCCACGGCCGCCAGGTCACCGCAATCGATGTGTCCGATGTCGCGCTGCTGCAGCTGGACAGCGAGGCCGTGCGTCGAGGCGTGGCCGATCGGCTCAACCTCGTGCAGGCCGACTTGGGCTGCTGGGAACCCGGCGAGACGCGTTTCGCGCTGGTGCTCAGCAGGCTCTTTTGGGATGCGGCGATATTTCACCGCGCCTGTGAGGCGGTGATGCCAGGCGGCGTATTGGCATGGGAGTCGCTGGCTCTCAGTGGCGCCGAGGCGGGCACAGCCAGCGCGAAGCGACGTGTCAAGCCGGGAGAGCCAGCGTGTCTGCTTCCTGCCGACTTCACCGTTGTACACGAGGGGCAGGGTAACTGCGATTCGGCGCCGTCGCGGATCATGATCGCGCGGCGCTCACCGTTGCCAGGGGCATAG
- the sdhB gene encoding succinate dehydrogenase iron-sulphur protein subunit (SdhB (succinic dehydrogenase) (fumarate reductase) (fumarate dehydrogenase) (fumaric hydrogenase)) → MSVEPDVETLDPPLPPVPDGAVMVTVKIARFNPDDPDAFAATGGWQSFRVPCLPSDRLLNLLIYIKGYLDGTLTFRRSCAHGVCGSDAMRINGVNRLACKVLMRDLLPKKKGKSLTVTVEPIRGLPVEKDLVVDMEPFFDAYRAIKPYLITSGNPPTRERIQSPTDRARYDDTTKCILCACCTTSCPVFWHEGSYFGPAAIVNAHRFIFDSRDEAAAERLDILNEVDGVWRCRTTFNCTESCPRGIEVTKAIQEVKRALMFTR, encoded by the coding sequence ATGAGCGTCGAGCCGGACGTCGAAACTTTGGATCCGCCCCTACCGCCGGTACCGGACGGCGCGGTGATGGTGACCGTCAAGATCGCCCGGTTCAACCCCGACGACCCCGACGCGTTCGCGGCCACCGGCGGCTGGCAGAGCTTCCGGGTGCCCTGTTTGCCCAGCGATCGGCTGCTCAACCTGCTCATCTACATCAAGGGCTACCTCGACGGCACGCTCACCTTCCGGCGATCCTGCGCCCATGGGGTGTGCGGCTCTGATGCCATGCGCATCAACGGGGTGAACCGGCTGGCCTGCAAGGTGCTGATGCGTGACCTGCTGCCGAAGAAGAAGGGCAAATCGTTGACCGTCACGGTCGAGCCGATCCGCGGGCTGCCGGTGGAAAAGGACCTGGTGGTCGACATGGAGCCGTTCTTCGACGCCTACCGGGCGATCAAACCGTACCTGATCACCAGCGGCAACCCGCCCACCCGCGAACGGATCCAGAGCCCGACCGACCGCGCCCGCTACGACGACACCACCAAGTGCATCCTGTGCGCGTGCTGCACCACCAGCTGCCCGGTGTTCTGGCACGAGGGCAGCTACTTCGGCCCGGCGGCGATCGTCAACGCGCACCGCTTCATCTTCGACAGCCGCGACGAGGCCGCCGCCGAGCGCCTCGACATCCTCAACGAGGTCGACGGGGTGTGGCGCTGCCGCACCACGTTCAACTGCACCGAATCCTGCCCACGGGGCATTGAGGTGACCAAGGCGATCCAGGAGGTCAAGCGCGCGCTGATGTTCACCCGCTGA
- the add gene encoding adenosine deaminase (Add (adenosine aminohydrolase)), producing the protein MTAAPTLQTIRLAPKALLHDHLDGGLRPATVLDIAGQVGYDDLPATDVDALASWFRTQSHSGSLERYLEPFSHTVAVMQTPEALYRVAFECAQDLAADSVVYAEVRFAPELHISCGLSFDDVVDTVLTGFAAGEKACAADGQPITVRCLVTAMRHAAMSREIAELAIRFRDKGVVGFDIAGAEAGHPPTRHLDAFEYMRDHNARFTIHAGEAFGLPSIHEAIAFCGADRLGHGVRIVDDIDVDADGGFQLGRLAAILRDKRIPLELCPSSNVQTGAVASIAEHPFDLLARARFRVTVNTDNRLMSDTSMSLEMHRLVEAFGYGWSDLARFTVNAMKSAFIPFDQRLAIIDEVIKPRFAALMGHSE; encoded by the coding sequence ATGACCGCTGCGCCGACCCTGCAGACGATCAGGCTAGCCCCCAAGGCGTTGCTGCACGATCACCTCGACGGCGGGCTGCGGCCGGCCACCGTGCTGGACATTGCCGGGCAGGTCGGATACGACGACCTGCCGGCAACTGACGTCGACGCGCTGGCAAGTTGGTTTCGCACCCAGTCGCACAGCGGCTCGCTGGAGCGCTACCTGGAACCGTTTTCGCACACGGTGGCGGTGATGCAGACTCCCGAGGCCTTGTATCGGGTCGCCTTCGAATGCGCGCAAGACCTGGCCGCCGATTCGGTGGTCTATGCCGAGGTGCGGTTCGCGCCGGAGCTGCACATCAGCTGCGGGCTGTCGTTCGACGACGTCGTCGACACCGTTCTGACGGGCTTCGCCGCCGGCGAGAAGGCGTGTGCCGCCGATGGTCAACCCATCACCGTCCGCTGTCTGGTCACCGCGATGCGGCACGCCGCAATGTCCCGGGAGATCGCAGAGTTGGCGATCCGGTTCCGGGACAAGGGAGTTGTCGGATTCGACATCGCCGGCGCGGAGGCCGGCCACCCGCCAACCCGGCACTTGGATGCATTCGAGTACATGCGTGATCACAACGCGCGCTTCACGATTCATGCCGGTGAGGCGTTCGGGTTGCCGTCCATCCACGAGGCGATCGCCTTCTGCGGTGCCGACCGGCTGGGTCACGGGGTGCGGATCGTCGACGACATCGACGTGGATGCCGACGGCGGTTTCCAGTTGGGTCGGCTGGCAGCTATCCTGCGGGACAAGCGAATTCCGCTGGAGCTGTGCCCCAGCTCCAACGTGCAGACCGGCGCGGTCGCAAGCATCGCCGAGCATCCGTTCGACCTACTGGCTCGGGCCCGGTTCCGGGTGACCGTCAATACCGACAACCGGCTGATGAGCGACACCTCGATGAGCCTCGAAATGCATCGTTTGGTAGAGGCTTTCGGTTATGGCTGGAGCGACCTGGCGCGCTTCACCGTCAATGCGATGAAATCCGCGTTCATTCCGTTCGACCAGCGGCTGGCGATAATCGACGAAGTGATCAAGCCGCGGTTCGCGGCGCTCATGGGTCACAGCGAGTAA
- the deoA gene encoding thymidine phosphorylase (tdrpase (pyrimidine phosphorylase)), translating into MTDFAFDAPTVIRTKRDGGRLSDAAIDWVVKAYTDGRVADEQMSALLMAIVWRGMDRGEIARWTAAMLASGARLDFTDLPLATVDKHSTGGVGDKITLPLVPVVAACGGAVPQASGRGLGHTGGTLDKLESITGFTANLSNQRVREQLCDVGAAIFAAGQLAPADAKLYALRDITGTVESLPLIASSIMSKKLAEGAGALVLDVKVGSGAFMRSPVQARELAHTMVELGAAHGVPTRALLTEMNCPLGRTVGNALEVAEALEVLAGGGPPDVVELTLRLAGEMLELAGIHGRDPAQTLRDGTAMDRFRRLVAAQGGDLSKPLPIGSHSETVTAGASGTMGDIDAMAVGLAAWRLGAGRSRPGARVQHGAGVRIHRRPGEPVVVGEPLFTLYTNAPERFGAARAELAGGWSIRDSPPQVRPLIVDRIV; encoded by the coding sequence GTGACCGACTTCGCATTCGACGCCCCGACCGTCATCCGCACCAAACGTGACGGCGGCCGGTTGTCCGACGCCGCCATCGACTGGGTCGTCAAGGCCTATACCGACGGCCGGGTCGCCGACGAACAGATGTCGGCGCTGCTGATGGCGATCGTTTGGCGGGGCATGGACCGCGGCGAGATCGCCAGATGGACGGCGGCCATGCTGGCCTCGGGTGCCCGGCTGGATTTCACCGATCTGCCACTAGCGACCGTGGACAAGCATTCCACCGGCGGGGTAGGTGACAAAATCACGCTGCCATTGGTGCCCGTCGTCGCCGCCTGCGGTGGCGCAGTGCCCCAGGCGTCGGGCCGCGGACTCGGCCACACCGGCGGCACCCTGGACAAGCTGGAATCCATCACCGGGTTCACCGCGAATCTGTCCAACCAGCGGGTGCGCGAGCAGCTTTGCGACGTCGGCGCCGCGATCTTCGCCGCCGGCCAGCTGGCGCCAGCCGATGCCAAGCTGTATGCGCTGCGCGACATTACCGGCACCGTCGAATCGCTGCCGTTGATCGCCAGTTCGATTATGAGCAAGAAGCTGGCTGAGGGTGCGGGTGCACTGGTGCTCGACGTCAAGGTTGGTTCCGGGGCCTTCATGAGGTCGCCAGTGCAGGCGCGCGAACTTGCGCACACCATGGTCGAACTGGGCGCGGCGCATGGCGTGCCCACCCGTGCCCTGCTGACGGAGATGAACTGCCCGCTGGGTCGAACCGTCGGCAATGCGCTCGAGGTGGCCGAGGCGCTGGAGGTGCTGGCCGGCGGCGGACCGCCCGACGTGGTGGAGCTGACGTTGCGGCTGGCCGGCGAGATGCTCGAGCTTGCCGGGATCCACGGCCGGGACCCGGCCCAGACGCTGCGGGACGGCACCGCAATGGACCGGTTTCGCCGGTTGGTTGCCGCGCAGGGAGGTGACTTGTCGAAACCGTTGCCGATCGGTTCGCATTCGGAAACCGTCACGGCGGGCGCGAGCGGCACAATGGGCGACATCGATGCGATGGCAGTGGGGTTAGCGGCATGGCGACTCGGTGCGGGCAGGTCCCGCCCGGGCGCACGCGTACAGCACGGTGCGGGGGTGCGGATTCATCGCCGCCCGGGGGAGCCGGTTGTGGTCGGTGAGCCGTTGTTCACCCTCTACACGAATGCTCCCGAGCGCTTTGGTGCGGCGCGAGCCGAGCTGGCCGGCGGTTGGAGTATCCGGGACAGTCCGCCGCAGGTGCGGCCGCTAATCGTCGATCGGATCGTCTGA
- the vapC44 gene encoding ribonuclease VapC44 (toxin, part of toxin-antitoxin (TA) operon with Rv0300,contains PIN domain): protein MRALLDVNVLLALLDRDHVDHERARAWITGQIERGWASCAITQNGFVRVISQPRYPSPISVAHAIDLLARATHTRYHEFWSCTVSILDSKVIDRSRLHSPKQVTDAYLLALAVAHDGRFVTFDQSIALTAVPGATKQHLATL, encoded by the coding sequence ATGCGAGCGCTGTTGGACGTCAACGTGCTACTGGCGCTGTTGGACCGCGATCACGTCGACCACGAGCGCGCCCGAGCGTGGATCACCGGGCAGATCGAGCGGGGATGGGCTTCCTGTGCGATCACCCAAAACGGGTTCGTCCGCGTCATCAGCCAACCGCGCTATCCCAGCCCAATCTCGGTAGCCCATGCCATCGACTTGTTGGCTCGTGCGACGCACACGCGCTATCACGAGTTCTGGTCCTGCACCGTCAGCATTCTCGACTCAAAGGTCATCGATCGTTCCCGCCTGCACAGCCCCAAACAGGTCACCGACGCGTACTTGCTGGCCCTCGCGGTCGCTCATGATGGCCGATTTGTCACCTTCGATCAGTCGATTGCGTTGACTGCGGTTCCTGGCGCAACCAAACAGCACCTGGCAACGCTGTAG